The sequence ccaataccgagggaaaaatatctagatgaatatttcgtatctttgatcttaatcaaactatcttatttgctttctttgcacttgttttcattatataaacttaaaagaccaaaaatattgtttttacttttaatcttctctgatttggctaaatcgttaaatagccacaaaaacataatatcttgtacctttaagtttgatttacttagttaatcataatatagtttctaattctagtttgactaatacaactgtccttggaacgatacacagaactaaaccattatttatactactacacgatcgggtacactgcccgttagtgtgtaacaatttttaatcggtatttttccatataatttcatacaacaattcatatatcacgttttgcacatcaagtttttggcgccgctgccggggacagttttgtgtcaaaatagaattattaactaatttgtgattaagtagtttcttaattattttaaattattaatagtctttgatttttaaacttatagaatcggtgcgtttaatagttttgttagttgtgtgattgatagattttaggttgcatatgccacatacccgaagttcagattctccattacttacaccgcttacagaacctgatagaaagcttggtaggatcccaaaagaggtacttgaactttttgaatcttcatcaaagcaagaaacttttgattcagaatcaagtacaaccaagccaagatattctgaatttggtgaaaccgttcatcctccaaattttAAAATGGAAGGAGAGACAAGGCAGGtgataccaagacaatcaatggcggccaagatgaaagcaaccctaaccggacaaggtagtgccattactccgcccacaggtgaggaaaaatttgaaataaaaggacctattctccaaatgattaacaacagatgtcaatttggtggtggtccgaatgaagatgcaaatgaacatattcgtctttttcaagagatatgtcttcttttcaaacttaaaccagacactgagcaggccatatttttaagacttttcccatggacactccacggggaagcacgaagttggttagattcattggccgaggctacaatAGAAAATTGGGAtggtatgatggaaaaatttcttaagaaatattttccatcttctaagttcgcgagactccaacaagaaattacccaattctgtcaaaagccgatggaaaccttatatgaagcatggaattggttttccaaaatgctaagaggttgtccaaaccatggtctgaataccttccaacaagttcaaattttttacaagggttgtgatgttgtaacccgaatttccattgatcaagcggccggaggttcactcatggacaaaaccgagcaagaggcttatgagataatcgagaagcaagccgattattctcatgagtggcatcaagaacgaccaattactcgtaatgctcaagtccatagcgccggtgcttatgatgaccttagttccctaagtgtgaaaatagacagtgtaactcgaaacatggacaaaatcaccaaggaaattcatagtatgaaggtaggttgtgaatactatggtggtctccatttaggaaaagattgtgatgccggtttaacaatggctcaaaaagaagaagtggctttcataagccaaagaaataataatcaatttcaaggaagagcccaatttaatcgaaacttcaacaacccctacaaccctcaaggtcaaaattccaattaccaacaagggtcaagtagtgggttccaacaacaaactctgggattttatcaaaaaccccaacaagaagagaaaaagtcaaatatggagagtttgttggagaagttaattgcatctcagacccagcttgtcacaaatataagcCAAACAAACGAGAAGAACAAACACCAATTTAAAAACCAACAAGCTGcaattcagaatctggagaagcaaatgagtggtttagctagtttacttagcgaaagaaaaccagggagtttaccaGGGGATACTaataaaaacgggattacttgttataaagaaaaaaaaaggatccttaagtttgtttttagctcattagtcatacaagttgttaaataatggttccacatgtttttgactctaagatggctgctaagaatgaatgattaaaggtgtatataccaatagtaaatacatctagaagttgtgtattgtacgagtacgaatacgggtacatacgagtagaattgttgatgaaaatgaatgagaatgtaattgtgagaatttttgctaagtagaagtactttgatatgtgtcttgaagactttcaaaagtgtactaatacatattaatacactacatgtatatacattttaactgagtcgttaagtcaccgttagtcgttacatgtaagtgttgttttgaaacctttaagttaacgatcttgttaaatgtaattaatccattgttataatacttaaataagatgttaaattgttatgttatcataataacatggtgtataaatatatcttaacatcatatatatatatatatatatatatatatgttaaaatactattacaacgataatcgttacatatatgtctcgtttcgaaatccttaagttagtagtcttgtttttacatatgtagttcattgttaacacacttaatgatttacttaattatcattttatcatgttaaatatagtgtaacaatatcttaatatgatacatatgtatttaataagacgttgttataacgataatggttatatatatcattttcgagtttcttaaatcaataatctcatttgtttgtatataactcattgttaacatatttatagagatacttacttatcataatctcatgttaaccacatatatatccatttatataacatcgtgtagtttttacaagtttttaacgttcgtgaatcgccggtcaatttgggtggttaattgtgtatatgaaactcatttcaaataatcaagtcttaacaagtttgattgcttatcatgttggaaacatttaatcatgtaattatcaatctcatttaatatatataaacatggaaaatttcgggtcactacaaaatcttCTCCTAAAATTATACTAGTTCATTTGCGAGTATATTTTATTTAAGGGTTAAAGATATAAATCGATCATATCTCAAATGATACCATTGTAGGTTATAAACCTTAAaatgtgtgttaatataaataaaTTATGATCGGTTACATGTTAAACCAGTAAAGTTTATCTGACTTTTTTAAAATTTATGTGGCATTTTTGGATGACTATGAAAAAGAGAGAAaaaatttttgttaaaattaaatgtaactattaaattataaattataaattataacttTATATAAAAGTGTTAAATATTTAACtttatttttctaaattttcaTAAAGAATTTCTATATTCATTCCATTCAAGTGTAAACTATAAATTACACAAACTTTTAATTATTTTCACTAACTTTTTGAGGCTTTTAGAAGCTTTTAActtttaacttttattaaaaaattCCTATCATGTATAAAGCTCTGTTGGTTACAACTTACAAGAGCTTAGACATTTttgagaaggaaaaaaaaaactaaaagctAATAGCTAATTGAACTAGCGTTTGAAAGAAAGTTCATAGTTTTTTGTTATTTTACACTTTATTTTAACACTTTCAGCTACCTTCTCAaacacttaaatacataaaaaaaataaaaaaactagcTACTAGCTACCAGCGACAAAGTACCAGCTACAAGCTATCAGCTAATAGCTACAAGCTATCAGCTAAAAGTTACAAATTATCAACTAGTTTTGTCGAACATactcaaagtagagcttatgaattaCTCCGTAGAAAATAAGTTCCAGCTACCggcttcaaaaataagctccaacTCCAGCTATAGCTCATAAACTTCAGGTACAAGCTCCAGCTCGAGCtaatttcatccaaacacaccataTAATGATAATGACATGTAAATAATAAAATTACAGCTACAATAGAACTATTTTTTTGATATGTAGCTTACGTCCAAaccaaaaatataatatattaatgtacttactattaatttatataaaactaTCATTATATTCTAGTGTAGAGGAAGAAATGACTTCATTTTTCTGTGGGTGGAGAATTCACTTTCTCGATTCGTGGTTAAAGAAACAACTTCTCTTATATTCTAGTGTAGATGAAGGATTGTCACCTCCCCATATCTCGCATGTGCGGAATTgggtattattgttattgtataaaACTATCACTATATAGTCCAAGTGGTTTCGGCCATATGTTCCTTGCATGATGTTTTAGGTTCGAGTTATTTCTatgacgaatatttagtggtggtcaATAAATAATTTTGAAAACGTtcctttattatttatttattcaacAATACGTTTTAGAATAATAAATTTTGTATagaaaatgaaatgaaatgaaatggcGTGCCACGTAAGTAGAAGATATGTGTACAATCCAGAAAATGGGACGTATGGATAATAATAGCCAAACTAAACAAATCAATCAATCTTTCTAATGGCGTCCCCTCTTTTTCCTCAtacattttcttcttcttctccggcAGTCTCTTCCGCCGTTAAACTTACCCGGCTTCCTATTTTGTCATCAATCCGCGTCACCTGTTCCGGTAACCCTATATTACTCTATCTATATATTTCTTTTTCTCTTTCAATTTTGATTATCTTTATgaattatgatgattatgatatgattatgaatatgagtTATGATTATGACTGCCATTGCCATTTGTAATCTGTCTAATTTTTATGGTTGCATACAGCATATACCTGCATTATTATATCCATATTCAGTTAGTAACTTAAGAACAATGTTTCCGTGCCGAATCAAGAGAATGAGGGGGAAAAAAAGGGGTAAAACGGATAAGTTTTTCCCGTTTAGGCTACTAGTGAAGGGGTATTTATAATCAGGTGTACACAGCCTAACCGGGTTATCACTGTTTTTGACCCTTTTCCCTGGCCACCAGATATGCAGTTTTGAACTGTGACCTCACCCAAACACTAGGCTATCTTTGAGATGGTTAAATTGATTCACTATGTCTAGCATTACTTAAATCTTCTGTTAGACCAATGTGATGTTTTGTTGTCTCCTAAGAGTGTTAACAAATTACTGAAAACTAGTACTTTTTAATCTGGGGTTTTAATTTTGGTGGCAGCTAATACAAATAATTCTGTTTCAACATCTAAAGAAGATTCATGCAAGTTCAAGGAGCTAAGGAATGTAGCTTGTGGTATTCTTACTGTTTGGGCTCTCACAACCACTACACCAGTAATTGCTGCTAATCAGGTTCAATGCTTACTTTACTTGTGCCCACCGTTTTTAATTTTATATGATCTAAGAGACGATTAATGGTTGGTTTTAGTTAGTCTAATTAGAAAGTGATATTTCATAATTGATTTGTAGAGGCTACCTCCGTTATCTACAGACCCTGAGAGGTGTCAGCGTGCATTTGTTGGAAACACGATAGGTCAAGCTAATGGCGTATACGACAAGGCAATTGATCTCCGTTTTTGTGACTACACAAACGAAAAGACGAATCTCAAGGGGAAGTCTCTTGCAGCCGCACTTATGTCTGAAGCCATATTTGATGGTGCTGATATGTCTGAAGTTGTAATGTCTAAGGCTTATGCTGTTGGAGCTAGCTTTAAAGGTAACAACACCTTACACTCTTGTTCTACATACTTATACTAAAATTATGATAAAAAATTTCTACATTTCTCAGACATGTTTGAATCAAATAGTGCTTTTATTACTCTGAGTGCTTAACTCTTTATTGAGGAATGTTCTTATGTACATCATGTTCCAATTTTTTGTGTTTCTGTTGTTGGAACACAGTGAAAATGGGCGTCCTATTTTTCATTTTTCGATTGTCATAATTCGGTTGTTTGTGCCCACACCAGTCAATGACCACTTAACAAACTACTGGGTATTCTTATATTCAGGTACAGATTTTACTAATGCAGTTCTTGATCGAGTCAACTTTGGGAAGGCAAACCTTACGGGAGCTTCGTTTAAAAACACTGTACTATCTGGTTCGACATTCGAAGATGCGCAACTGCAGGATGTAGTGTTCGAAGACACGATCATTGGATACATCGACCTTCaaaaattgtgtgtaaataaaacaaTTAATGAAGATTCAAGACTCGAACTGGGATGTCGAAATTAGAATTGTGGTTTCTTTCACTTGTGTACAATTAACACGGAATCAATTTTTGTTGTATATTTTCGAGATATACATATGAAACTCTTTTGTTCATAATGGAGAACATATTATTTTTTTGATTTGATAAGTTATCACAAAGAGTTTTGAATAACAGAATTTCACGAATCAAGGTACTAAAAAGTGCTTTTTTCACTCTGCGGCTTACAAAATAAACTGGTTCCAATTGATTAGTCTTGCGATTAAAAAACAAAAGCGTATCTAGTGTAGTGGTATCATAGTACCCTCCCACGGTACTGACCGGGGTTCGATTCCCCGATACGCATTATAAGAATCTTTAGAACTTTTGCTTTTGAACAAAACGAGTTCTGTTTATGAAAACAAGATCCTTGTTATGTTCTAATGCAAATATTTGAATAGTTCTAAAGTAAATTATACCAATAATCCTTGTGGTTTATATAAAATCAAATGATCTTATCTTTTAAAAATTGCACCAAATATTCTTATCTTTTATAATTATACCGA comes from Rutidosis leptorrhynchoides isolate AG116_Rl617_1_P2 chromosome 4, CSIRO_AGI_Rlap_v1, whole genome shotgun sequence and encodes:
- the LOC139840300 gene encoding thylakoid lumenal 17.4 kDa protein, chloroplastic yields the protein MASPLFPHTFSSSSPAVSSAVKLTRLPILSSIRVTCSANTNNSVSTSKEDSCKFKELRNVACGILTVWALTTTTPVIAANQRLPPLSTDPERCQRAFVGNTIGQANGVYDKAIDLRFCDYTNEKTNLKGKSLAAALMSEAIFDGADMSEVVMSKAYAVGASFKGTDFTNAVLDRVNFGKANLTGASFKNTVLSGSTFEDAQLQDVVFEDTIIGYIDLQKLCVNKTINEDSRLELGCRN